TGTGCGAGTTGACTTATAAAACTAACCAagttaaaactaaaatcaTATCACATACCACATCAGCCTCCAAGTATTGCGCAATGGAGACCCCAAGCGTGCACCCAGGCCTGTCCTTATCCAGGCTGGCAAGTTTCTTCAGACACATGTGTATGCCAGCGTCTTCCACCGCCAGTATTTCTTTGTTATTCACGCTGACTTTCCAGTCAGCACGGCAAATAGCTCTGGCTAACGCGTCTAACATTCCTTTTGTTGATTCTGTAACAGacaaatattcaataaaattattgcgtTTACAtcattaaagttttaataatattagggtgattcttaatttatttgtgcTTGCCTTTTATTGGGTTGCatgctttaattttattttgtgagtGAATTTTTTAGAATGTAATCATGTAACCTGTTGGTGtccctaaataaataaataggataAAATAAGTTGcgagacttggctctgtccaccccatagaggataaagacataataatatgtatgtacatatatttaggtacaaataaataaaaatgctttCTTACCTATAGACATCACCGCCACGGCTAGAAGGGCAATAGTTTTATTACTAAGCCAGAACTCCGCATCATTTTCTATATCTTGCTGGAGCGCTGGCAAGATGGCCTCCCGCAGTTCCGCCGTACGTATATCCGCGTCCTTCTTGGAGGTGCCGCTTTTGGCGCCCTCTTCGAGGAATTTCACGAGGCTCGGGTGGAAAGTCGCCGTGTCTTTGGGCTTGACTAGCCAGTGGAGAGtctgaaattgaaatatttcttaGATGTGATGTCATAATCCCTTAAGGGGTTAGACATTATAGAATAGAAACAAAGATTGAGTAGTGACAAGTGGATttcgccaaaaaaaaagaatcccaaaataAACTAGCCTTTCCCGTGATTGTTTTTACAATCTAAACAGGAATGCAATAagctttataagcctattccttagtcgctttttacgacatccacaccaaagagatggaatggtcctatttttttttgtattgatgccagGCACCACACAGCACAATCACTTATTAATCTTAGAAGACTGTATCATAGCCCTTACCATGACACCCCAATGGTCCTTCACAATATCCTTAAGATTTGCAGCGAGAGTGGACACAATGGCCTTCTTCACCAGCACCGTGTCGTCCACCGAGTCGAAGATGGCTAGCAGCAAACGGTAGCCTGTCTTGTGTTTGCTGAGACTCACTGCATGCTCCTTTACAACTTTCAGGATAGTCtggaaaacatatttaaaatcatgTCTGTTTCCTGAAGGAAAGGAGGGAAGGGCAGAGACTTTATTTtaccatgatccctgcatCCTTCTTTCATTTATTCCCATTACAGCTCGTCGGTTTAAAAGACCTTTCGCCAGGACATCGCCACGTGGCAAACCaactacatttatttatttaaacttcatgcaTGTTAAATGTACAACTTATTGACCCAAAAATACAGATACTCAGCCTAGACTTATTTCCAGGTTAAAAGAAATTGAATTACagagaaaagagatgaattTAGGAtgctccacttaactccaccCACCCACAAGAGTTAGCTGCTTaattaaagaagaataaaatacgCAACAGAAAGCAAAATAAAGTGTTATACCTTTTTATCCTTGTTGGTGCCTTGCCACACGCAGATACATGCCGCGTTGACTCCGGGCAGGGAGTTGCTGAGCGGCACTATCAGTGGGCTGAGAGTAGTGATCAGTTCAGTGCGATCCTCCGCGCTGCACTCTTGAATGTAGTCATACAATACTGAATGCAGcaacctaaaaataattattgtaattttaatgtggCCTTTGTTTTTAGAGGATGTGTAcctatacctacctatgtgTACCTATGGGAGATAACTAGATTTTCAGATTTGAAGAACAATAAAagatactataattttttttttatctctacATGGGCCTTTAGATTAAGTATGGCTAGTAATTAACACTTAGGGCAGCTTCAGATTGCACTGGCAGCAAAGTAGCGTGAGTTACAGTCCTAATGATTCTAAATACTGCGATCTAGCCAAGGTCCCCTTATAGTAGTGTAACTTGTAttgtgttatatatttatctaattaacttttttatgttaaccacatttatttcacaaatCAAGATCAATAAGATTAACTTACTCTCCATCATGCAGATTTTTGTCCAGTATACGCTGTATATTAGCCTTGCATGAATGCAGTATCGCTGCTTTCATCTCTGGGCTGTCTTTGTATGTATCGCTCAgggttttaattttgttgtctTTTGACTGcaacaaaaaaagaacatagaTATTAtggaacaaattaaaaaaaaacaagaggtgtgtatatatatgggattaaataacaaacagtgAGAACtcacatttttgtaaatttcccCATAGAATTCTTGTTGCATGTGCAACTTTTCCGTCTTGTTAGCAAATTCACCATAAGCATAATCTAATACGGGAGCACTTATACTGTGTGCCGAGAGTGTCACGATGTGGCCGAAGAACCTCTTCAAAACTTCATGGCGAATGAAATCGGTTCCATACTTCAAAATACGTTTCACAGCATGCTGGGCATATTTAGACTGCACCATTTGAACCATAAGGTCTAATAATTCCTCAGTTATTTCAGTCTTGACATCTTCAGGGCCGTATTTGAGCAGTACTTGGATAACCCTACTGAGATCATGGGTAAGGGCTATTGATTTATACTGCCCTTTGAGAAGACCATGTAACTCCCTACATGACTTTTCTTTGAAGTCTGCTTTTACTACTTtcctgtaaataaaattaaagctaaataattttttcagcTAATTTCTGTGACCCTCTAGTCATAAAGAGCATGCATTTTCTAATTTcagtacaaacatataatcacgtctacatcccttgccgggtagacagagcccacagtcttgaaaagaccgaaatgcagctgtatggcttttatgatggaattgaacaATTCTTTTGtgcgtaaatatttataatactccaaattcaaaaacatgcttttataatttataataaaataaaatttgtatcctAATCTCACCTCTGGATTTGTGCAGCAAGTAATTTAGCTTTATGTGATATTTCGAACACCTCTGCAGTTGCTTTTGCTTTACGTCTCACAAGCCTAAGTTCTTTCTTCTCCTTTTTCATTTCAGACCACTTAGGCTTTTCCCCTGGCTTTGTCTGCTCTTTCGAAAACTTCCCATCTTTTGAGAAAGGTTTATCTTTCATATTATTGAATTTACCAAAAGGTTTCCCGTCTTTTTTGCCTTTCGGTGACTTGAAATTTTTTACACCATCCTTTTTgaaagtaactttttttgaGTTGTCGAATTTCACCTTTTTGTTCGGACCCTCTGAAACTgcattttcgttttttttgACCTTCTTAACAGGGGCTGATTCAACAGATTCTCCACTTTTTCTCTTGACTTTCTGCATATTTCACGATGATGCAGAAAAGAGGTTATGTAGTTTGGTATactcaattaaattaaatacttctAATACAAGAAGTAAGGAGACACAGAATAACCGATTATATTATACTGTTATCAattatactatattattataaaaaacacatgaataaatgtttttaccaCCATGTGAAAAAGGCACGAGATTGAAACCAAAACTTTAGTCAGTTTGACAgttattcatttgtttttttttattgatacacAGACTGTCATTGTTGAAGTTGTCATTCGCAATGTGTCAGTGTCAGTTAACAGCAGCATCGTTTCTGGATGGATGTGGTTGAGGTGTAGTgacatgttttgtttatttctaaattatgGAAATAATAGTCTTTTGCACTTATAAACAGAAacagtataaatgaatacttattatttcCGCTTAAAGCCAGAATCTTTGAAATGGTTGacataaacaaatatcttGAATCCCAACTTGCATTAGCAAAAGAAAGATCCGCTATCAAATCTACCAAAAAACAGGCAATAGGATGTGAAGAAGTTTCGCAAAGAAGCAAGAGTGCTGCTGACAAAATATCAAAGAAACAAGATAGAcaatttaataagaatttgCCTTCGGGTGAAGCTAGTACTGGCACATCGCGAAAACCTTCAACACCGCACGCCGATTCCGACGATGATGAATACTTACCTTCTGATGATGAATGTGACGGTGACTTGAACATAAACTGCTCCATACCTTCAACATCACGGGGCAAacagaatttgaaaaaaattattgatgatGGTGACCAGCATTTATATGATGAAAGAATCAAGGTTTGGAAAGGAAACTTGTCAGCAGTCAGCACAGGACAATCCAATGGTGTAATTACTTCAGCTGATATCCAATACCTTGTCTCGGGTAACaaagattttgataaatttcatGAGCTTCAAAATGGCTTCAATGTTCCAAATTACATATGGAAACAACTCTACAAATATCAAAGGATAGGAGTGAAATGGTTGTGGGAGCTTCATCAAGTACAGTCAGGAGGCCTTCTTGGTGATGAAATGGGACTTGGAAAAACAATTCAAATAATTGGCTTCTTAGCCGGACTTTATCACACTGATTCAGGAAACTGGGGCGGGCTTGGCCCTTCCATAATTGTGGCCCCTGCAACTATAATTTATCAGTGGGTTTCCCAGTTTCATTATTGGTGCCCTAATTTGAGGGTTGCAGTTCTTCATCACTCTGGCTCACATGTTGGAAACCACAACAAACTTATTAAAGACTTGCATGCATCCCAtggcattcttcttgtaaCTTATGCAGGCATAGTGAAATATTCCCAAGATTTGCTTTCAAAGAAGTGGCACTATATAATTCTAGATGAAGGACACAAAATACGGAACCCAGAAGCACAAGTCACcaagttcataaaaaaatttcaaacacCACATAAATTATTGGTCACTGGGTCACCAATGCAGAACAGTTTACAAGAATTGTGGTCACTCTTTGACTTCATGAGACCAGGATTATTGGGCACTTATGCTGCATTTATGGAACATTTTGCACTGCCTATTACACAAGGAGGCTATGCTAATGCGACACAGTTACAGGAAGCTACAGCATTTGAAATAGCAAAAgcattaaaaaatcttataacCCCATACATGCTCAGGCGTACAAAATCTGAAGTGCAAGATCACATAAAATTGCCTGAAAAAAATGAACAggttttattttgtgcattGAGTCAAGAACAAAGAGACTTGTATATGGGATACCTTACAGGAAGCACTGTCAGAAGTATTTTAGATAAAGACAACAAGTTTTGCAAACCTGTTCGAGCCAGGATTTTAGTTGCTCTATCTACATtgagaaaaatatgtaatcaTCCAGATTTATATCTCTATGAAGCTCAAGATGAAATGGAACATATTGATGAACAAAAATTTGGCCATTGGAAGAGATCTGGGAAGATGACAGTAGTAAATTCTCTTCTGAAAATTTGGCAGAAACAAGGTCACAGGGCTTTGATATTTTCTCAATCCAGAGCAATGTTGTGTATTTTAGAACAATATTTGCAAAATcaagaatttaaatatttaaagatggATGGCACAGTGAGTGTAAGTCAGAGGCAGAATctcattaaaacttttaatgatAATTCTGAATACATGGTCTTCTTGGCGACAACAAGGGTGGGTGGTTTGGGAGTAAATTTAACAGGAGCAGATAGGGTTATTATATATGATCCTGACTGGAATCCAGCCACAGACAACCAAGCAAAAGAGAGAGCTTGGAGGATAGGTCAACAAAGAAATGTGACAGTTTATAGACTTCTGTCTGCTGGAACAATAGAAGAGAAAATTTATCAAAGGCAGATTTTCAAGCATTTCCTCAGTAATAAAATCCTAGTTGATCCCaatcaaaaaaatgttttaactaCCAGTACCTTGCATGGTCTATTTCATCTTGAGGATCCAAATCATGAGGGAGATACAGAGACAGCTTCTCTTTTCAAACATACCAAAGTTAATGTGAATAACAAATCCAAAACTAATAAAGATGATATACACATGAGTGGTGGAGTATCATTTTCGAAAAAGAAATTGGAAGCAATGAGACGACAGGCAAAAGAGATAAGCAAAAAAATTGCACATAATGTTGAAAAACCTCAGCAACTGGAAGAAGATCCAAGAGAGAGGTATAAGAAAAAGAGGGAACTTTTGTTAAACCCTCCAAAAGAAGATGAACCTGAAATTAACTTAGTAGATGACAAGGTAACTAATGTACcgtttgaaaatgttttatctgaattagatataattaatttgcacacaaaaaaagattatgaagaaaatttaataaagcaaGTTTTAAAACAAGATCAAAATGATGATATTTTAGATGAGGGTGAGTTAActgaagatttaaatagtaatttaaaagaaactaAAGAATCCAGCCTTAGCATAGAGGAGTGTGAAAGTAATATTGATACTGGTAATGAAACAGAACTAAATGAAGCAACAAGAAGCACATCTCAGTTAGTTGATAATGAACAGGTTGATAATGAACAGGatgattacaaaaagaaaaagaataaaaagtcTAACAAGAGAAAGTATTCATCTGATTTAGACTCTGACATTGAAAGTTTATTGGcagtaaaaaaagtaaaaagaaagaaacataaaaaagaaaaacatgaaaataaagGCAATGATGATGACTATGTTTTAAGTAAACTATTTGCAAAAGCCAATGTTAAGAACGCATTACAACACGACATTGTTGTAGGTTTAGCTGAAAAGGAAAAAATGCATAGAATGAAAGAAGAAGCTTCAAAGAAAGCAAAATTTGCAGTGAGAGCcataaaattttcttcttaGAACTTGAGGTAGTTGGCAGTTTAGATTAAGGTGAAAgattgtgattattttttattaagttaaaatcaataaatattttgttaattactaacactagtttatttttatgtaacataCCTTAGTATTGTGTTTCAAGCGCGTTCGCAAAAGATTATTGTACGTTAGTATTTACATGAAACCTATGTTGCGAAATGTATTTCTgcgtacctacttacttattttgcttttATCGGCACAGCTTCTAGAGAAGTAAGTTCTGTATACCTAAAAGTTTGAGAACAAACAAGGTAACTAGACggcaaaagtataaaaaatcttgCGTATGTTATTATGGTCACGGCCGTGCCTGCCTGCCACTTTTTCGTCGTACTCGCAGTTTATATTGCAATTTTGTTTGATATATACCATCGTACGTTATctctttatgttatttatgtgGATGGATGGAATACGattataagaaattttttgttattttgtgagaAAGATGAATGTACTTCAACTTGTTTGTTTCTGTAAGTtacttctttatttcttacccatagtatacttattatttgtcCTTTTAGTTGAAATTAAGACtgtcaagattttattttattttgttatacttataaGAATTCCTTGCCAAATACTGTAAGAGGTGTACTACTACCGTTGTATTtttggcgtaaataaataaataaataaaaataaataaataaatctctaCCCTCCATTGTATTATTCATGTATACAATGGCAATAATTACGGtagctttttaattttcccttCCGGCAACACAGGCATGAAGTAAAATTGTCTCAATTCCTCCTTCGGCTAACGTTAATTTTTCTGAATTTATCTAAAAAGAATATACTTTCAAGGCATTGTAGCTTAAATACATGAAACCAGAATATCATCTTAATTCAACAGCAATGTTTCTATGGATATAAGTCGTATATAGTGGTTTAGAGTAGTGTTATTAGAGTCAGTGGATCTTTGAAAAGTTTACCTCCTCAGCCGTTTTTAGCCAAGTACGGGCATTGTGCTGATATTCTGAAGTTTAAGTTAACGGGGACGCAATGTCCGGCCGGAGGAAACCCCCGAGCTTTAACTTCAAAGCAAAAGAAGAAAAGCCAGAGgtgtaagtaaaattttgtacCTCACTTTACAATTTTCACAAACAAGGTACCCTAGTTACAATTACAGCACAGAGAAATAAGTATCGAATAAAGGACATtgtaaatatcatttattCTATGAATATTAtccaaaataatcaatattgatTGAGaaagttttgttaaaaaatcttaaccTCTGTTTTGAAACtcacaaattatataatgaaaacaattatTCCCATGAACTTATgtcatttgtaaaaaaaacttaggtacctatatatttcaATACTGTCCAGTCTATGTGACACTCTTAAAAATCTAAGTAGGATAGAATGTCTTCCCTCCCAGGAACCAGCTCTAACTTGTTTGTTTACTTGTAATGAACCTCCAACAGTAGGCATATCAACATTGAACTATTTTGGTTGTAGTTAACAGATCTGAGTAATGACTATCATctgctttataaaaaaacacattcatatttttcgTTAAAAGTTTGCCCTTATTATATTCAAGGTGctctttacaaaacaaattaaaaaaaactgaatgatTGCAGTGTCACTCCCCCAAGAAACCTTGAAGAGCGAACTACAATTACAATTGGTGATAACACTTTCACTGTCCATGCCGATGACTTGGTGAAGATTTGTGATCTAGGCCGTGGAGCCTATGGTATTGTGGAGAAGATGCATCACAGACCCAGTGACACTATCATGGCAGTcaaggtataattattattaaggcAATTCATAATCACATTGGCTAGCTTGTAATGATAGTGTaggaattataaataaataaataataaaattagaattataaataaaaaaaggaggtAGTGGATGAATCCTATGTGAAAcacgattttttttgttatttctgtTTTACTTGATCTGTTTTCTGATTTCCACAACAGGTTATACAGAACCAAGCCAACagaaatataatcattttGCCTAATTTCTGATggaatacaaaattttgtgatcaaactaattttttgttatgtgaaagtacaatatattttacccACAAAAACaggttcttatttttttaatacttaaaatatctGAACTGTCATCAAttctgaaaatttaataatttggcTGTGCCAAATTAATAAAGTCAACAGCAGGTAGTACCATGTTTGCAACATTGTCTGTAATGTTGCGCGTTGCTGAAAATCAGTGGTTTGTTCTGCCAACAAAGTTTGTTAGCTCAGTGATATGTCTGTATCTAAAACCTTGATTGCTATGGCAGCACacatgttaatattaattgtccatgattttacatacaaaatgtttgtgccaggttcattattaattttttatttatatatcttccTGGGCAAAGTAGCTGAGAAACTTGATGATAACAGGGTTAAGtgttgatatttatttgttacagaGAATTACATTCAACAACCAATCATTGGAATTGAAGCGTTTGTTGATGGATTTGGACGTATCAATGAGGGCCAGTGCGTGTCCATACACAGTACATTTCTATGGTGCCATGTTCCGGGAGGGCGACGTCTGGATCTGCATGGAAGTCATGGACACTAGtcttgataaattttatactaaaGTCTACAAAAACAACCGGACTATACCTGAAAGTATTCTTGGTAAGATAGCCTTTTCGGTTGTAAGTGCCTTGAATTACCTCTACTCTCAGCTCAGGGTCATACACAGAGATGTGAAGCCATCAAATATTCTGATCAACAGACAGGGTGAAGTCAAAATGTGCGATTTTGGCATTTCCGGTTATCTTGTTAACTCTATAGCGAAAACAATAGATGCGGGGTGCAAGCCGTACATGGCGCCGGAGAGAATCGACCCGCACGGGAATCCCGCGCAGTACGACATCCGTAGCGACGTGTGGTCACTCGGTATTGCCATGATTGAACTCGCGACCGGGAAATTTCCTTATCAGAACTGGCCGACACCATTCGAACAGTTGAAACAAGTCGTGACCGACGACCCGCCGAGACTGCCCGCCGGGCAGTTTTCAGCCGATTTTGAAGACTTCATAGTACAGTGTCTACAGAAGGATTACAAGAACAGACCAAATTATAACATGTTACTGTCACATAAGTTTTGTTTAGAACACGGCACTAAAGAAGTGGACGTCGCGTCGTTTGTTCAAGAAATTCTAGATTTACCTGATGACTCCTAGTGAAAGGAAGAATGTGTTTAACTATGATTAACAGTAGGTATAAGAAttgttattaacattttaatttataaaaactagtGATGAACTCCAGTAGGATATAAC
The Amyelois transitella isolate CPQ chromosome 12, ilAmyTran1.1, whole genome shotgun sequence DNA segment above includes these coding regions:
- the LOC106142708 gene encoding DNA excision repair protein ERCC-6-like, producing the protein MVDINKYLESQLALAKERSAIKSTKKQAIGCEEVSQRSKSAADKISKKQDRQFNKNLPSGEASTGTSRKPSTPHADSDDDEYLPSDDECDGDLNINCSIPSTSRGKQNLKKIIDDGDQHLYDERIKVWKGNLSAVSTGQSNGVITSADIQYLVSGNKDFDKFHELQNGFNVPNYIWKQLYKYQRIGVKWLWELHQVQSGGLLGDEMGLGKTIQIIGFLAGLYHTDSGNWGGLGPSIIVAPATIIYQWVSQFHYWCPNLRVAVLHHSGSHVGNHNKLIKDLHASHGILLVTYAGIVKYSQDLLSKKWHYIILDEGHKIRNPEAQVTKFIKKFQTPHKLLVTGSPMQNSLQELWSLFDFMRPGLLGTYAAFMEHFALPITQGGYANATQLQEATAFEIAKALKNLITPYMLRRTKSEVQDHIKLPEKNEQVLFCALSQEQRDLYMGYLTGSTVRSILDKDNKFCKPVRARILVALSTLRKICNHPDLYLYEAQDEMEHIDEQKFGHWKRSGKMTVVNSLLKIWQKQGHRALIFSQSRAMLCILEQYLQNQEFKYLKMDGTVSVSQRQNLIKTFNDNSEYMVFLATTRVGGLGVNLTGADRVIIYDPDWNPATDNQAKERAWRIGQQRNVTVYRLLSAGTIEEKIYQRQIFKHFLSNKILVDPNQKNVLTTSTLHGLFHLEDPNHEGDTETASLFKHTKVNVNNKSKTNKDDIHMSGGVSFSKKKLEAMRRQAKEISKKIAHNVEKPQQLEEDPRERYKKKRELLLNPPKEDEPEINLVDDKVTNVPFENVLSELDIINLHTKKDYEENLIKQVLKQDQNDDILDEGELTEDLNSNLKETKESSLSIEECESNIDTGNETELNEATRSTSQLVDNEQVDNEQDDYKKKKNKKSNKRKYSSDLDSDIESLLAVKKVKRKKHKKEKHENKGNDDDYVLSKLFAKANVKNALQHDIVVGLAEKEKMHRMKEEASKKAKFAVRAIKFSS
- the LOC106142666 gene encoding protein penguin, with amino-acid sequence MQKVKRKSGESVESAPVKKVKKNENAVSEGPNKKVKFDNSKKVTFKKDGVKNFKSPKGKKDGKPFGKFNNMKDKPFSKDGKFSKEQTKPGEKPKWSEMKKEKKELRLVRRKAKATAEVFEISHKAKLLAAQIQRKVVKADFKEKSCRELHGLLKGQYKSIALTHDLSRVIQVLLKYGPEDVKTEITEELLDLMVQMVQSKYAQHAVKRILKYGTDFIRHEVLKRFFGHIVTLSAHSISAPVLDYAYGEFANKTEKLHMQQEFYGEIYKNSKDNKIKTLSDTYKDSPEMKAAILHSCKANIQRILDKNLHDGELLHSVLYDYIQECSAEDRTELITTLSPLIVPLSNSLPGVNAACICVWQGTNKDKKTILKVVKEHAVSLSKHKTGYRLLLAIFDSVDDTVLVKKAIVSTLAANLKDIVKDHWGVMTLHWLVKPKDTATFHPSLVKFLEEGAKSGTSKKDADIRTAELREAILPALQQDIENDAEFWLSNKTIALLAVAVMSIESTKGMLDALARAICRADWKVSVNNKEILAVEDAGIHMCLKKLASLDKDRPGCTLGVSIAQYLEADVLSAWLPTNRGCFFLLKLIESNDEKTGNELIAKVKPHASILRANTSEGAKLLAQKIKK
- the LOC106142380 gene encoding dual specificity mitogen-activated protein kinase kinase 6, giving the protein MSGRRKPPSFNFKAKEEKPEVVTPPRNLEERTTITIGDNTFTVHADDLVKICDLGRGAYGIVEKMHHRPSDTIMAVKRITFNNQSLELKRLLMDLDVSMRASACPYTVHFYGAMFREGDVWICMEVMDTSLDKFYTKVYKNNRTIPESILGKIAFSVVSALNYLYSQLRVIHRDVKPSNILINRQGEVKMCDFGISGYLVNSIAKTIDAGCKPYMAPERIDPHGNPAQYDIRSDVWSLGIAMIELATGKFPYQNWPTPFEQLKQVVTDDPPRLPAGQFSADFEDFIVQCLQKDYKNRPNYNMLLSHKFCLEHGTKEVDVASFVQEILDLPDDS